One Cryobacterium psychrophilum DNA segment encodes these proteins:
- a CDS encoding ribokinase — translation MTHTAARVVVVGSINVDQVVRVDRHPRPGETLIGGSLQVLPGGKGANQAVAAALRGARVSMIGAVGDDAHAATALATLTSSGVDVSLVRVVPGPTGLALITVGADGENTIIVVPGANDAVTADVAEQHASLLETAAVVVLQGEIPVSTITAVMLRTSGRVVLNLAPVVAVGAEALRLADPLVVNEHEAGLLLQQVAAGQDVPGDDAGVADALRAWGIASVVVTCGPLGAVIADSTGTHSVAAPTVESIDSSGAGDAFVGALSAELAAGATLVDGVRVAVRVGAFAVRGHGTQPSYPTLDDVLPEVAA, via the coding sequence ATGACACACACCGCAGCTCGCGTCGTCGTGGTGGGATCCATCAACGTCGACCAGGTGGTCAGGGTCGATCGACACCCGCGACCCGGAGAGACCTTGATCGGTGGCTCACTGCAGGTGCTGCCGGGCGGCAAGGGAGCGAACCAGGCTGTCGCTGCTGCCCTGCGTGGTGCACGTGTGAGCATGATCGGTGCGGTCGGCGACGACGCGCACGCGGCCACTGCCCTCGCGACGCTCACGAGCAGCGGTGTTGACGTTTCACTGGTTCGAGTGGTGCCGGGCCCCACGGGCCTGGCACTGATCACGGTCGGCGCCGATGGTGAAAATACCATCATCGTCGTTCCGGGCGCCAACGATGCGGTCACAGCGGATGTCGCTGAGCAGCACGCGTCGCTGCTCGAGACGGCGGCTGTCGTCGTGCTCCAGGGGGAGATCCCGGTCAGCACGATCACGGCCGTGATGCTGCGGACCAGTGGTCGGGTGGTATTGAACCTCGCGCCCGTGGTTGCGGTGGGCGCTGAGGCGCTGCGCCTGGCCGATCCGCTCGTCGTGAACGAGCACGAAGCAGGACTACTGCTCCAGCAGGTGGCTGCCGGCCAGGATGTGCCGGGCGACGACGCCGGAGTTGCCGACGCGCTTCGGGCGTGGGGAATCGCCTCCGTTGTGGTGACCTGTGGGCCGCTGGGTGCTGTCATCGCAGATTCGACCGGAACGCATTCGGTTGCGGCGCCCACGGTGGAATCGATTGATTCCTCGGGCGCCGGTGACGCCTTCGTCGGCGCGTTGAGCGCGGAGCTTGCGGCCGGTGCGACGCTGGTCGACGGCGTTCGGGTGGCGGTTCGTGTCGGCGCCTTCGCCGTGCGGGGTCATGGAACGCAGCCCTCGTATCCGACGCTGGACGA
- a CDS encoding substrate-binding domain-containing protein: MKFSAFRKVATLSAVAALVLAGTVGCNRTSEAAEGETKIVMALSTLNNPFFVDLRDGALAAAKSAGVQLDIVDAQNDSATQANQLATAMAGNTKAVIVNPVDSAAAGPSVTALNKANIPVIAVDRTVNDADVVSLVASDNVAGGAQAAVALAESMGETGSVIILQGVAGTSASRDRGEGFREGIKAYPNIQIVAEQTANFDRAAALDVTTNLMQANAGVTGIFAENDEMALGAIQSLGARAGTEVMVAGFDGTSDGFEAISAGTLHSTVAQQPAKLGQLAVEQALKAINGETVEEIVPVEVVSVTKENVGDFS, encoded by the coding sequence ATGAAGTTTTCTGCATTCCGCAAGGTAGCCACGCTCTCCGCTGTCGCTGCCCTCGTTCTCGCCGGCACGGTCGGCTGCAACCGCACCAGTGAGGCCGCCGAAGGGGAGACCAAGATCGTCATGGCCCTCTCCACACTCAACAACCCCTTCTTCGTCGACCTTCGCGACGGCGCACTGGCCGCCGCCAAGTCGGCCGGCGTGCAGCTCGACATCGTTGACGCTCAGAATGACTCGGCCACCCAGGCCAACCAGCTCGCGACAGCGATGGCCGGAAACACCAAGGCCGTCATCGTGAACCCCGTCGACTCGGCCGCAGCCGGCCCCTCGGTCACCGCGCTGAACAAGGCGAACATCCCCGTCATCGCGGTCGACCGCACCGTGAACGATGCCGACGTGGTGTCGCTGGTCGCCAGCGACAATGTTGCGGGCGGAGCGCAGGCCGCTGTCGCACTCGCCGAATCGATGGGCGAGACGGGCAGCGTCATCATCTTGCAGGGCGTCGCCGGCACGTCGGCCAGCCGTGACCGCGGCGAAGGATTCCGCGAAGGCATCAAGGCGTACCCGAACATTCAGATCGTCGCCGAGCAGACCGCCAACTTCGACCGGGCCGCAGCGCTCGACGTGACCACCAACCTCATGCAGGCCAACGCCGGCGTGACCGGAATATTCGCCGAGAACGACGAGATGGCCCTTGGCGCCATCCAGTCGCTCGGCGCCCGCGCCGGTACCGAGGTGATGGTCGCCGGGTTCGACGGCACCAGCGACGGTTTCGAGGCCATCTCGGCCGGCACACTCCACAGCACGGTTGCCCAGCAGCCCGCGAAGCTCGGACAGCTCGCGGTCGAGCAGGCACTGAAGGCGATCAACGGTGAGACGGTTGAGGAGATCGTTCCGGTCGAGGTCGTATCGGTCACCAAGGAGAACGTCGGCGACTTCTCCTAA
- a CDS encoding ABC transporter permease translates to MTDTMQARARSFDYKKFLSNNGALVGLVVLCLALFIATPNFLTGQNLLNIGIQVSTVAVLAFGMTFVIVAGGIDLSVGSVAALSATVSGWFFASAGLPGWMALVGGLVTGLVIGTVNGLASAYGKLPSFIATLAMLSVARGLTLVISDGRPISTSPEVSFLGGDLGPIPMPIIVLIGTALIASFVLNRTVIGRSMYAVGGNAEAARLSGLPVKRITVTVFALAGLFAAVAGLLLAGRLDSAQPQAAAGYELDAIAAVVIGGASLAGGVGRISGTFIGALVLVVIRNGLNLLNVTSFWQQVVIGLVIAVAVGFDVLRRKTSSR, encoded by the coding sequence ATGACCGACACCATGCAGGCGCGGGCACGCTCCTTCGACTACAAGAAATTCCTGTCCAACAACGGCGCCCTCGTGGGACTGGTTGTGCTGTGCCTGGCGCTGTTCATCGCGACCCCCAACTTCTTGACCGGCCAGAACCTGCTCAACATCGGCATTCAGGTGTCAACGGTCGCTGTGCTCGCCTTCGGAATGACGTTCGTCATCGTCGCCGGCGGGATCGACCTCTCGGTCGGCTCCGTCGCGGCGCTGTCGGCCACCGTGTCGGGCTGGTTCTTCGCCAGCGCGGGGCTGCCCGGCTGGATGGCGCTGGTCGGCGGACTCGTCACCGGACTGGTGATCGGCACGGTCAACGGCCTGGCAAGCGCCTACGGCAAGCTCCCCTCCTTCATCGCCACGCTGGCCATGCTCAGCGTTGCTCGAGGACTCACCCTGGTGATCTCTGACGGACGGCCGATCTCGACCTCGCCCGAAGTCTCGTTCCTCGGCGGCGACCTCGGCCCGATCCCGATGCCCATCATCGTTCTGATCGGTACCGCCCTTATCGCGTCGTTCGTTCTCAATCGAACGGTCATCGGCCGGTCAATGTACGCCGTGGGCGGTAACGCCGAAGCGGCCCGTCTCTCCGGGCTGCCGGTCAAGCGCATCACGGTGACGGTGTTCGCCCTCGCCGGGCTGTTCGCCGCCGTCGCCGGCCTGCTCCTGGCGGGCCGGCTCGACTCCGCCCAACCGCAGGCCGCTGCCGGCTACGAGCTCGATGCGATTGCCGCCGTGGTCATCGGTGGAGCCTCCCTGGCGGGCGGCGTGGGCCGCATTTCGGGTACGTTCATCGGCGCCCTCGTGCTCGTCGTCATTCGCAACGGACTCAACCTACTCAACGTCACGTCGTTCTGGCAGCAGGTCGTCATCGGCCTGGTCATCGCCGTCGCCGTTGGCTTCGACGTGCTGCGTCGCAAGACCTCCAGCCGCTGA